The proteins below come from a single Panicum hallii strain FIL2 chromosome 7, PHallii_v3.1, whole genome shotgun sequence genomic window:
- the LOC112901546 gene encoding uncharacterized protein Os04g0629400-like → MCCYVGKATKIFLCLVAALLVAGLVLGFGLARHTWGANRAQTDCRWPDCQQQGPAYGDPLLPATAGAATTPPANPLTQPAVAAFPGVASSSSSSASAAAPPPTGVPYFGPPGPFVVGLGPAAHA, encoded by the coding sequence ATGTGCTGCTACGTGGGCAAGGCCACCAAGATCTTCCTGTGCCTCGTCGCGGCGCTCCTCGTCGCGGGCCTCGTCCTCGGCTTCGGCCTGGCCCGCCACACGTGGGGAGCCAACAGGGCCCAGACAGACTGCCGCTGGCCCGACTGCCAGCAGCAGGGGCCCGCGTACGGCGACCCGCTCCTgccggccaccgccggcgccgccaccaCGCCGCCGGCCAACCCGCTCACGCAGCCCGCCGTGGCTGCGTTCCCCGGTGTCgcttcgtcgtcgtcgtcctccgcctcagccgccgcgcccccgcccacGGGCGTGCCCTACTTTGGGCCGCCTGGGCCGTTCGTAGTGGGCCTCGGCCCGGCTGCTCACGCATGA
- the LOC112900869 gene encoding thioredoxin-like protein CXXS1 has translation MELDCDVNSYCRSGLAHLCFRKQSVNLFLAGEGIWEEETKKQNREGEEACVLRPYGDPAAPGVGNSKVVKVQSEEAWELFTNQASNEGRPVVAHFGASWCVTSLSMNYKFEELAQTHPEILFLYVDVDDIQSVSSKYGVKAMPTFFLIKNKEVVRKIVGANPDELKKMVDASADPFETQIVVE, from the exons ATGGAGCTTGATTGTGATGTTAACTCGTACTGT CGGAGTGGATTGGCACACCTTTGCTTCCGTAAACAATCTGTAAATCTTTTTCTTGCTGGGGAAGGGATCTGGGAGGAGGAGACCAAGAAGCAGAACAGAGAAGGGGAAGAAGCTTGTGTTCTCAGGCCATATGGAGATCCAGCAGCCCCGGGGGTTGGCAATTCGAAGGTCGTGAAGGTTCAGAGCGAGGAGGCATGGGAGCTATTCACCAATCAAGCAAGCAACGAAGGGCGCCCT GTTGTTGCTCATTTCGGGGCATCATGGTGTGTGACATCCCTGTCCATGAACTACAAGTTTGAGGAGCTAGCTCAGACCCACCCTGAGATCTTGTTCCTCTATGTGGATGTTGACGATATCCAG AGTGTTTCATCCAAGTACGGAGTGAAGGCCATGCCGACATTTTTCCTCATCAAGAACAAGGAGGTGGTGAGGAAGATTGTTGGGGCAAATCCAGATGAGTTGAAGAAGATGGTGGATGCTTCTGCTGATCCCTTCGAAACTCAGATAGTCGTCGAATAG